In Brevinematales bacterium, one genomic interval encodes:
- a CDS encoding YibE/F family protein, whose protein sequence is MKTIRMLFLMALFVIPAGFLYSDDVVGVKMYQYPATVTKIAPYTGAQLKSFADKGVIGGAAITVKMEAGPLKDKTVVVEHYIYEDDPYVESTKIEWNPGDKVDVGMYLDSQKNIKESFILGLSVEEAADDEHKLDDELISLQEARGKMEQASGLIIEALHFTPEEVQVHAKVGAFDGFHYSVKMQDGKFKDTTIKISHLLFKDDILRPVYKVGDNIFVGYIVGNDGAPKDPAIYGINRSLPIILLLVLFIGGVIALGRLKGVLSLTALLITILLIFVLFIPSIISGASPLLMAVVVAILASAATFIIVSGFTFKSLSAGIGVAVGFIISALLVFIFGELMGITGIMNNDLKTLAYTNSTFNIRGILFSGILIGAIGAMMDVAISMSSTVEELRKANPNYTPLQLFVSSLNVGKDLLGTMVNTLILAYIGAALPFVLLIYIQYTSATPLLNILNLEIISEEILRSLVGSIGMLVTIPAASFFAAYLPHQPKKTVK, encoded by the coding sequence TTGAAAACAATCCGTATGCTGTTCTTGATGGCGCTCTTCGTTATTCCCGCAGGTTTCTTATACTCCGACGATGTAGTCGGGGTAAAAATGTACCAATATCCCGCGACAGTCACTAAGATAGCCCCCTATACCGGCGCGCAGTTGAAATCGTTTGCGGATAAAGGCGTGATCGGCGGGGCGGCTATTACGGTCAAGATGGAAGCCGGCCCTCTCAAGGACAAGACAGTGGTCGTCGAGCATTATATCTATGAAGACGACCCGTATGTCGAAAGCACCAAAATCGAATGGAATCCGGGCGATAAAGTGGATGTCGGGATGTATCTGGATTCCCAGAAAAACATCAAGGAATCCTTTATCCTCGGTCTGAGCGTCGAGGAAGCCGCGGACGACGAACATAAACTGGATGACGAACTCATTTCCTTACAGGAAGCCCGAGGTAAAATGGAACAGGCGTCCGGGCTAATCATCGAAGCCTTACACTTTACCCCCGAAGAAGTGCAGGTTCACGCTAAAGTGGGAGCCTTCGACGGGTTTCATTACAGTGTCAAGATGCAGGACGGAAAGTTTAAAGACACTACCATCAAAATCAGCCACCTTTTATTCAAGGACGATATCCTTCGCCCGGTGTATAAGGTCGGCGACAACATATTCGTGGGGTATATTGTCGGAAACGACGGGGCGCCCAAGGATCCGGCAATCTACGGTATCAACCGTTCCCTGCCCATCATACTGCTGCTCGTTCTTTTTATCGGCGGGGTGATCGCGCTGGGACGGCTCAAGGGGGTTTTATCCCTGACGGCGCTTTTAATTACCATTCTCCTGATATTCGTCCTGTTTATCCCGTCTATCATCAGCGGGGCTTCTCCGTTATTGATGGCGGTCGTCGTAGCGATACTGGCTTCAGCCGCGACTTTTATCATCGTCAGCGGGTTCACGTTTAAATCCCTCAGCGCGGGAATCGGGGTGGCGGTAGGCTTCATCATCTCCGCTCTGCTGGTTTTTATTTTCGGGGAACTGATGGGCATCACGGGAATTATGAACAACGACCTGAAAACTCTCGCTTATACGAATTCGACGTTTAATATACGGGGTATCCTGTTCTCCGGTATCCTGATCGGCGCCATCGGCGCTATGATGGATGTCGCGATATCGATGTCTTCTACGGTCGAGGAGCTCAGGAAAGCAAACCCGAACTATACACCGCTACAGCTTTTTGTTTCTTCCCTCAATGTCGGGAAAGACCTGCTCGGTACGATGGTCAATACGCTAATCCTCGCGTATATCGGCGCGGCGCTTCCCTTCGTCCTGCTGATTTATATCCAGTATACGTCCGCCACACCGCTCCTGAATATCCTGAATCTGGAGATTATTTCCGAGGAAATACTCCGAAGTCTGGTAGGATCGATCGGCATGCTGGTGACCATCCCCGCCGCATCTTTCTTCGCGGCATACCTCCCGCATCAGCCTAAAAAAACGGTAAAATAA
- a CDS encoding glutamate--tRNA ligase — protein sequence MARVRFAPSPTGQLHLGSARTAVFNWLYARHTGGEFVLRIEDTDLNRSENQYTDSILADMKWMGMDHNEFYKQSDRFDIYRAHCNKLLETGHAYYCTCTRDDLIERNKQRGITDEITKYDGHCRGNMTVPDGQHVVRVNLGEERDIIFRDTVRNRIRVNTKELDDFVLWKGDGSPTYNFAVVIDDSLMKISHIIRGEDHITNTAKQIILYEYLGFPVPEWAHLPLVFDKDHTPLSKRKGSTNVDYYRRKGILPEALLNYIARLGWSHGDDEIFTVPQLIEYFSLEKLNKSNAVYDEDKMIWVNARHIKTIDIPTLIRHFGEFMAEAKLSPVERMNDAQWLAKAMEILRERNNTLEDLYNEMAAFATSAYSIAPDAQAKLAELEAEPGVKDAYAQVAGIIRALPDYNTLDGLEEKLRAVSETTGVKFGKLVQTLRIRLTGKTVSPDIISVIKLLGEDLKKRLV from the coding sequence ATGGCACGCGTCCGTTTCGCACCGTCTCCCACAGGACAGCTTCATCTCGGCAGCGCACGTACCGCGGTGTTCAACTGGCTCTATGCCCGTCACACCGGCGGGGAGTTCGTCCTGCGTATCGAGGATACCGACCTGAACCGTTCCGAAAACCAATATACCGATTCCATTCTCGCGGATATGAAATGGATGGGGATGGATCACAACGAATTCTATAAACAGAGCGACCGTTTCGATATCTACCGCGCGCATTGTAACAAACTGCTCGAGACAGGCCATGCCTACTACTGCACCTGCACCCGCGACGACCTGATCGAACGAAACAAACAGCGCGGGATTACCGACGAGATCACCAAGTACGACGGCCACTGCCGGGGGAATATGACTGTGCCCGACGGGCAACATGTCGTCCGCGTCAATCTCGGCGAGGAGCGCGACATCATCTTCCGCGATACGGTGCGAAACCGCATCCGGGTAAACACCAAGGAACTGGACGATTTCGTGCTATGGAAGGGCGACGGTTCCCCGACCTATAATTTCGCCGTGGTGATCGACGACAGCCTGATGAAGATTTCCCATATCATACGCGGCGAGGACCATATCACCAATACCGCAAAGCAGATCATCCTCTACGAATACCTCGGGTTTCCCGTACCGGAATGGGCGCACCTGCCGCTGGTGTTCGATAAGGACCATACCCCGTTATCCAAGCGGAAAGGTTCGACAAACGTCGACTATTATAGAAGGAAGGGAATCCTGCCCGAGGCGCTGCTCAACTATATCGCGCGCTTGGGATGGTCTCACGGGGATGACGAGATATTTACAGTCCCGCAGCTGATCGAGTACTTTTCGCTCGAGAAGCTCAACAAGTCCAACGCGGTCTACGACGAGGACAAGATGATATGGGTGAACGCACGCCATATCAAGACGATAGATATTCCTACGTTAATCAGGCACTTCGGGGAATTTATGGCCGAAGCGAAATTATCGCCTGTGGAACGGATGAACGACGCGCAGTGGCTCGCGAAGGCGATGGAAATCCTGCGCGAACGGAACAACACGCTCGAGGATTTGTATAACGAGATGGCGGCGTTCGCTACGAGCGCGTACTCGATCGCCCCCGACGCGCAGGCCAAGCTCGCGGAACTGGAGGCGGAACCCGGCGTCAAGGATGCGTATGCTCAGGTTGCCGGTATTATCCGCGCGCTGCCGGATTACAATACGCTCGACGGGCTTGAGGAGAAACTCCGCGCGGTATCCGAAACGACCGGCGTGAAGTTCGGTAAACTCGTGCAGACCCTGCGTATCCGCCTGACCGGGAAAACGGTCTCGCCGGATATCATCTCGGTTATCAAACTGCTCGGTGAAGATCTAAAAAAACGCCTGGTTTAA